Genomic segment of Rhodococcus sp. W8901:
CAGGTATCGGCGCAGCTGAGCGACCGTCAGACCCTTCTCGGCGGCCTTGACGGCGGCCTTCTCCTGGGCCTTGAGCGCCGAGATCTGGGCCTTGTCGACCTTCTTCTGGGCCTTCGAATCCGACCGGTGCTTCTTGCGGTCGTTCTTCGCACCGAGCTTTGCCTCGAGCTTCGCCTTGTGCTTGAGCGCCTTCGCCTCGGCCTTGCGCGTGGCGCGCCGCTTACGTTTCTTGAACAACCCCACTGGAAAGGCCCCTCCATCTGGTGTTTCGGCGCGGCGGCGGACTGCGTCACAGCTTATCCGTGCTTGTTTATGCTCTGCCGCTTTCGGCTTTACCCTAGGTGAGCACATAATCTTCCACATCGTGTGTTCCCCGATCGGCCCGCAGGACGGCGCCGACACCGCTGATACGGCGGCGTCGGCGAGACTCGGCGCCTCCCTGGTCCCTGTGCCCCCCGTGCTTCTGGAGCCGGGCGCGCTGACGCGGTGCCGCCATCGGGTGCACCTGGATGCCGCCAACCCGGATCTGCTGGTGGCCGCGCCCGAGAACACCGGGGTCAAGCAGCGGCAGGAGGCGGCGGCCGCGCAGCGCGAGGCGGTCCGGGTCCGGCTGATGGACGCCGACCCCGACGCGTGGGTGCGGATCGCACCCGACGGCCCGGCCGGGCAGCGGGCCCGCGACACCCTCGAGGCGTGCCGAGCCGGAGCCGACAAGATCTGGGGCGCGATGCTGCCCGCCGAGCGCGATACCGGACGACGCGGCCGCGTCGAGATCCTGCTGCGCGACGTCGACCGCGGCGGCTACATCCCGGTGATCGTCGTCAACCACAAGGTCACCGATCCGGGTCGGGGCGCCACCACGTCGGGGCTGTTCGAGTGGGCCCCCGCCGTCGACGAGAAGCGCAAGGTGCGCGCGCAGCTGCGCGACCAGATGCGGCTGGCGCAGGTGTACCGGATGCTCGAGCGGCACGACCTCGCCAGCCCCGCCCTGCTGGGCGGCGCCATCGGCTACGGCGCCGACTGCGTGCTGGTGCACGATCTGTCCACCGTGCTGAGCGACTACGACGAGCGCTTCGCGGACCGGATCGCCGTCGCGCGCGGCGAGATCGTGACGGTGCCGTCGCAGATCGGCGAGTGCCGGTCGTGCCCGTGGTGGTCCGGATGCCGCGCGAAGCTCGAGGAGACCCGCGACGTGTCGCTGGTCGCGACAGGCTCCCGCGCCGACGTGCTCCGCGAGCACGGCGTGACCACCATCGAGCAGCTCGCCGCGTGGGAGGGCGATCCCCCGGAGGAGTGGCCGCACAATTCGTTCCACGACACCGTCGTCACCGCGAAGGCGTGGCTGTCCGGTGCCGCGCTGGTGCGCCGGCACGAGACGGTGACCGTGACCCGCGCCGACGTCGAGGTGGACGTCGACATGGAGAGTTACCAGGAGCACGGCGCCTACCTGTGGGGCACGCTGCTCAACGTCGCCGGCACGTCGGTGTACCGGCCGTTCGTGAGCTGGGACCCGGTGCCGACCGCCGACGAGGCCCGGTCCTTCGCCGAATTCTGGACCTGGCTCATGGCCGAACGCGCCGCCGCCGCCGCCGTCGGGAAAACCTTTGCCGCCTACTGCTATTCCCGCTCCGCCGAGGACAAGTGGCTGCTCGACTCGGCGCGCCGCTTCGCCGGCACCCCGGGCATCCCCACCGTCGCCGAGATCCGCGAGTTCATCGACAGCCCGCAGTGGGTGGACATCTACCAGGCCGTCGGCGACAACTTCGTATGCCCGAACGGCAAGGGGCTCAAGAAGATCGCCCCCGTCGCCGGATTCCACTGGCGCGACGCCGAGGCCAGCGGCGAGGCGTCGATGAGCTGGTACCGCGAGGCCGTCGGCTACGACGGCGACCCCGACCTCACCCAGCGGCAGCGACTCCTCGAGTACAACGAGGACGACGTCATCGCCACCAAGGTGCTGCGGGAATGGATGTCCGACCGGGCGATGGACGAGATCCCGCACGAGTCGGAGCTGTAGCGCGGGTATCTCGAGCCCCGGTTCCCGCGTTTTGCGCACTTATCGCTCTTTCGCGGCCCTCGATTCCGCGTTTTGCGCACTTAGCGCGGGGGGCGATGAGTTCTGGGGACGTTGCGGGTCTGTACCTGTGACAGCACCCCACGAGACGGGAGACACCCCATGACCGCGCAGTTGCCCGCCGCCGAACTCGACCGACGGTACAGCGCCGAGAGCGCGCCGCCCTCCACGTGGGAGCAGGTGACGGCGGCGCTCGACGCCGCCGAGGTGTTCTGGCTGTCCACCGTCCGGCCCGACGGGCGACCGCACGTGACACCGCTGATCGCGGTCCGCGTCGACGACCGCATGCACTTCTGCACCGGCCCGGACGAGCAGAAGGCACGCAATCTCTCGGCGGCCGACGCCTGCGTGCTGACGACCGGGACGAACGCCCTCGGATCCGGGTTGGACGCCGTGGTCGAGGGACGGGCGGTGCAGGTCTCGGATCCGGAGTCGTTGACCCGGATCGCCGACGCCTACCGCGCGAAGTACGGGCCGGACTGGAGCTTCGACGTCGCGGACGGCAACTTCGTCAACACCGTCGGCGGGCCGGCGACGGTGTTCCGCGTCGAACCGGCCGCAGTGTTCGCCTTCGCGAAAGGTGAGTACGCGCAGACGCGTTGGCGGTTCTGACGGCTCAGTTCTCCCACAGCTCGGCGCTGCGGGTGTCGATCGACCCGACGATGCGCCGTAGGGCGTCGTCGACCGGTTGCGGGTCGATCCGGCGGCCGTCCCGAAGGCGCAGGGCGACATGGCCGTTGGCGGCCTCCTTGGGGCCGATCACCGCCTGGTACGGCACTCGCCGAGAGTTCCGGATCCGGGCGCCGAGGGTGCCGTCGGCCCGGCTCACCGCGTGCGCACGCAGGCCCGAATCGAGGCAGCGCTGCACCAGACGCTCGGCGTCGTCCGTCTCGTCGTCGGTGACCGGCAGGACCACCACCTGGGTCGGCGCGAGCCAGGCCGGGAAGGCGCCGTCGTGCGCCTCGATCAGGTGCGCGACGACTCGCTCGAGGCTGCCGATGATGCTGCGGTGGATCATCACCGGCCGATGCCTGGCGCCGTCGGAGCCGATGTAGTGCAGGCCGAACTGCTCCGGTTGGTGGAAGTCGACCTGGACGGTGGACAGGGTCGATTCGCGGCCCGCGGCGTCGGAGATCTGCACGTCGATCTTCGGGCCGTAGAACGCGGCCTCGCCAACGACGGCGTCGTACGGGACGCCGGAGGCGTCGAGGACCTCGGTGAGTATCGCGACTGACCGCCGCCACAGTTCGGGTGCCGCGACGTACTTGCCGCCCGGTCCGGGCAGCGACAGCCGGTACCGGGCCGACCGGATGCCGAGCGCGTCGTAGGCACGGCGGATCAGGTCGAGGGCGGCGCGCGCCTCGTCGGCGACCTGGTCC
This window contains:
- a CDS encoding TM0106 family RecB-like putative nuclease, with product MLLEPGALTRCRHRVHLDAANPDLLVAAPENTGVKQRQEAAAAQREAVRVRLMDADPDAWVRIAPDGPAGQRARDTLEACRAGADKIWGAMLPAERDTGRRGRVEILLRDVDRGGYIPVIVVNHKVTDPGRGATTSGLFEWAPAVDEKRKVRAQLRDQMRLAQVYRMLERHDLASPALLGGAIGYGADCVLVHDLSTVLSDYDERFADRIAVARGEIVTVPSQIGECRSCPWWSGCRAKLEETRDVSLVATGSRADVLREHGVTTIEQLAAWEGDPPEEWPHNSFHDTVVTAKAWLSGAALVRRHETVTVTRADVEVDVDMESYQEHGAYLWGTLLNVAGTSVYRPFVSWDPVPTADEARSFAEFWTWLMAERAAAAAVGKTFAAYCYSRSAEDKWLLDSARRFAGTPGIPTVAEIREFIDSPQWVDIYQAVGDNFVCPNGKGLKKIAPVAGFHWRDAEASGEASMSWYREAVGYDGDPDLTQRQRLLEYNEDDVIATKVLREWMSDRAMDEIPHESEL
- a CDS encoding pyridoxamine 5'-phosphate oxidase family protein, whose amino-acid sequence is MTAQLPAAELDRRYSAESAPPSTWEQVTAALDAAEVFWLSTVRPDGRPHVTPLIAVRVDDRMHFCTGPDEQKARNLSAADACVLTTGTNALGSGLDAVVEGRAVQVSDPESLTRIADAYRAKYGPDWSFDVADGNFVNTVGGPATVFRVEPAAVFAFAKGEYAQTRWRF
- the thrS gene encoding threonine--tRNA ligase encodes the protein MVTRSPSARRPTMIDHRKLGRELDLFDTDPLMGAGLPYWLPDGAAVRHTLEEYVRDIERRAGYRHVYSPVLGKRELYEISGHWSHYRDDMFPPMQLGAEQVLLRPSLCPHHALIYRSRSHSHRELPLRIAELGGMYRSELSGVLGGLTRVRAIQLNDAHIFCTPDQVADEARAALDLIRRAYDALGIRSARYRLSLPGPGGKYVAAPELWRRSVAILTEVLDASGVPYDAVVGEAAFYGPKIDVQISDAAGRESTLSTVQVDFHQPEQFGLHYIGSDGARHRPVMIHRSIIGSLERVVAHLIEAHDGAFPAWLAPTQVVVLPVTDDETDDAERLVQRCLDSGLRAHAVSRADGTLGARIRNSRRVPYQAVIGPKEAANGHVALRLRDGRRIDPQPVDDALRRIVGSIDTRSAELWEN